The Dasypus novemcinctus isolate mDasNov1 chromosome 20, mDasNov1.1.hap2, whole genome shotgun sequence genome includes a region encoding these proteins:
- the ATN1 gene encoding atrophin-1 isoform X4: MKTRQNKDSMSMRSGRKKEAPGPREELRSRGRASPGGVSTSSSDGKAEKSRQTAKKARVEETSTPKVSKQGRTEEISESESEDTSAPKKTKTEELPRPQSPSDLDSLDGRSLNDDGSSDPRDIDQDNRSTSPSIYSPGSVENDSDSSSGLSQGPARPYHPPPLFPPSPPPPDSTPRQPEPGFEPHPSVTPTGYHAPMEPPSSRMFQATPGAPPPHPQLYPGGTGGGVLSGPPMGPKGGGAATSVGAPGGGKQHPPPTTPISISSSGAGGAPPTKPPTTPVGGGNLSAPPPATFPHVTPNLPPPPALRPLNNASASPPGLGAQPLPGHLPSPHAMGQGMGGLPPGPEKGPTLAPSPHPLPPASSSSAPAPPMRYPYSSSSGSAAASSSSSSSASQYPASQALPSYPHSFPPPTSLSVSNQPPKYTQPSLPSQAVWSQGPPPPPPYGRLLANSSAHPGPYPPSGGGQPAAHPPAPTHHHHQQQQQQQQPPPQPPQQQPPHHGSSGPPPGAYPHPLESSNSHHAHPYAMSPSLGSLRPYPPGPAHLPPPHSQVSYSQAGPSGPPASSSSSNSSSSSQGSYPCSHPSPSQGSQGGPGGPYPFPPVPPVTTSSATLSTVIATVASSPASYKTTSPPGPPPYGKRAASPGAYKTATPPAYKPGSPPSFRTGTPPGYRGTSPPLGPGTFKPGSPTVGPGPLPPAATSGLSSLPPPPAAPTSGPPLSATQIKQEPAEEYEAPESPVPPARSPSPPPKVVDVPSHASQSARFNKHLDRGFNSCARSDLYFVPLEGSKLAKKRADLVEKVRREAEQRAREEKEREREREREKEREREKERELERSVKLAQEGRAPVECPSLGPVPHRPPFEPGSAVATVPPYLGPDTPALRTLSEYARPHVMSPGNRNHPFYVPLGAVDPGLLGYNVPALYSSDPAAREREREARERDLRDRLKPGFEVKPSELEPLHGVPGPGLDPFPRHGGLALQPGPPGLHPFPFHPSLGPLERERLALAAGPALRPDMSYAERLAAERQHAERVAALGNDPLARLQMLNVTPHHHQHSHIHSHLHLHQQDAIHAASASVHPLIDPLASGSHLTRIPYPAGTLPNPLLPHPLHENEVLRHQLFAAPYRDLPASLSAPMSAAHQLQAMHAQSAELQRLALEQQQWLHAHHPLHSVPLPAQEDYYSHLKKESDKPL; this comes from the exons ATGAAGACACGACAGAATAAAGACTCA ATGTCAATGAGGAGTGGACGGAAGAAAGAGGCCCCTGGGCCCCGGGAAGAGCTGAGATCGAGGGGCCGGGCCTCCCCTGGAGGGGTCAGCACGTCCAGCAGTGATGGCAAAGCCGAGAAGTCTAGGCAGACAGCCAAG AAGGCCCGAGTCGAGGAAACCTCCACTCCAAAGGTCAGCAAGCAGGGCCGGACTGAGGAGATCTCCGAGAGTGAAAGTGAGGACACCAGTGCACCCAAAAAGACCAAAACTGAG GAGCTCCCTCGGCCACAGTCCCCCTCAGACCTGGATAGCTTGGATGGGCGGAGCCTCAATGACGATGGCAGCAGTGACCCTAGAGATATCGACCAGGACAACCGCAGCACGTCCCCCAGCATCTACAGCCCTGGAAGTGTGGAGAATGACTCCGACTCGTCTTCTGGCCTGTCCCAGGGCCCAGCCCGCCCCTACCACCCACCTCcactctttcctccctcccctccaccgCCAGACAGTACCCCCCGGCAGCCGGAGCCTGGCTTTGAACCCCATCCTTCTGTGACCCCCACTGGATATCATGCTCCCATGGAGCCCCCTTCCTCCCGAATGTTCCAGGCCACTCCTGGGGCCCCGCCCCCTCACCCACAGCTCTACCCTGGGGGGACTGGTGGAGGAGTTTTGTCTGGACCCCCAATGGGTCCCAAGGGGGGAGGGGCTGCCACTTCAGTGGGTGCCCCTGGTGGAGGTAAGCAGCACCCCCCACCAACCACCCCCATCTCAATATCAAGCTCTGGGGCTGGTGGTGCTCCCCCAACAAAGCCACCTACCACTCCAGTGGGTGGTGGGAACCTCTCTGCTCCACCACCGGCCACTTTCCCCCATGTGACACCAAACCTGCCTCCCCCACCTGCCCTGAGACCCCTCAACAATGCATcagcctctcctccaggcctgggGGCCCAGCCATTACCTGGGCATCTGCCCTCTCCCCATGCCATGGGGCAGGGCATGGGTGGACTTCCCCCTGGCCCAGAGAAGGGCCCAACTCTGGCCCCCTCGCCCCACCCGCTGccacctgcttcctcctcctctgccccAGCTCCCCCAATGAGGTATCCGTATTCATCCTCCAGTGGCTCCGCAGCAGCCTCTTCCAGTTCTTCTTCCTCTGCTTCGCAGTACCCAGCTTCCCAGGCATTGCCCAGTTATCCtcattccttccctcccccaacaaGCCTCTCTGTCTCCAACCAGCCACCCAAGTATACTCAGCCTTCTCTCCCGTCCCAGGCTGTGTGGAGCCAGGgtccccccccacctcctccctatGGCCGTCTCTTAGCCAACAGCAGTGCCCATCCAGGCCCCTATCCTCCTTCCGGCGGGGGCCAGCCCGCTGCCCACCCACCAGCTCCGACACACCACCatcaccagcagcagcagcagcagcagcagccaccgcCGCAGCCGCCACAACAGCAGCCGCCGCATCATGGAAGCTCCGGGCCTCCTCCTGGAGCATATCCCCACCCCCTGGAGAGCAGTAACTCCCACCACGCACACCCTTATGCCATGTCTCCCTCCCTGGGCTCCTTGAGGCCCTACCCGCCAGGGCCTGCACACCTGCCCCCACCACACAGCCAGGTGTCCTACAGCCAAGCAGGCCCCAgtggtcccccagcttcctcttcctcttccaactcctcttcctcctctcaagGGTCCTACCCGTGTTCACAcccctctccttcccagggctcccaAGGGGGTCCGGGGGGGCCCTACCCCTTTCCACCGGTGCCTCCGGTCACCACCTCCTCGGCTACCCTGTCCACGGTCATTGCCACGGTGGCCTCCTCGCCAGCAAGCTACAAAACGACCTCCCCACCCGGACCCCCACCGTATGGAAAGCGAGCCGCATCCCCGGGTGCCTACAAGACGGCCACCCCGCCCGCATACAAGCCGGGCTCACCGCCCTCGTTCAGAACGGGGACCCCGCCGGGCTACCGAGGCACCTCGCCGCCTCTCGGCCCAGGGACCTTCAAGCCCGGCTCGCCCACCGTGGGGCCTGGGCCGCTGCCGCCTGCGGCGACCTCGGGCCTGTCGTCCCTGCCACCACCGCCTGCGGCCCCGACCTCGGGACCTCCCCTGAGCGCCACGCAGATCAAACAAGAACCGGCCGAGGAGTATGAGGCCCCCGAGAGCCCGGTGCCCCCGGCCCGTAGCCCCTCGCCCCCTCCCAAGGTGGTGGATGTTCCCAGCCACGCCAGTCAGTCGGCCAG GTTCAACAAACACCTGGACCGCGGCTTCAACTCGTGCGCGCGCAGCGACCTGTACTTCGTGCCGCTGGAGGGGTCCAAGTTGGCCAAGAAACGGGCCGACCTGGTGGAGAAGGTGCGGCGCGAGGCCGAGCAGCGCGCGCGCGAAGAAAAGGAGCGCGAGCGGGAGCGGGAGCGCGAGAAAGAGCGCGAGCGCGAGAAGGAGCGCGAGCTCGAACGCAGCGTG AAGTTGGCTCAGGAGGGCCGTGCTCCGGTGGAGTGCCCATCTCTGGGCCCAGTGCCCCATCGCCCTCCATTTGAGCCAGGCAGCGCTGTAGCTACAGTGCCCCCCTACCTGGGTCCTGACACTCCAGCCCTGCGCACCCTCAGTGAATACGCCCGGCCCCATGTCATGTCTCCTGGCAATCGCAACCACCCATTTTATGTGCCCCTGGGGGCAGTGGACCCCGGGCTCCTGGGTTACAATGTCCCGGCCCTGTACAGCAGTGACCCAGCCGCCCGGGAAAGGGAGCGGGAAGCCCGTGAGCGAGACCTGCGTGACCGCCTCAAGCCTGGCTTCGAGGTGAAGCCCAGCGAGCTGGAGCCCCTGCACGGGGTCCCTGGGCCAGGCCTGGATCCCTTCCCCCGACATGGAGGCCTGGCCCTGCAGCCTGGCCCACCTGGCCTGCACCCTTTCCCCTTCCATCCGAGCCTGGGGCCCCTGGAGCGAGAACGTCTAGCGCTGGCAGCTGGGCCAGCCCTGCGGCCCGACATGTCATATGCTGAGCGGCTGGCAGCTGAGAGGCAGCATGCAGAAAGGGTGGCAGCCTTGGGCAATGACCCACTGGCCCGGCTGCAGATGCTCAACGTGACCCCCCATCACCACCAGCACTCCCACATCCATTCTCACCTGCACCTGCACCAGCAGGATGCCATCCATGCAG
- the ATN1 gene encoding atrophin-1 isoform X3: MKTRQNKDSMSMRSGRKKEAPGPREELRSRGRASPGGVSTSSSDGKAEKSRQTAKKARVEETSTPKVSKQGRTEEISESESEDTSAPKKTKTEQELPRPQSPSDLDSLDGRSLNDDGSSDPRDIDQDNRSTSPSIYSPGSVENDSDSSSGLSQGPARPYHPPPLFPPSPPPPDSTPRQPEPGFEPHPSVTPTGYHAPMEPPSSRMFQATPGAPPPHPQLYPGGTGGGVLSGPPMGPKGGGAATSVGAPGGGKQHPPPTTPISISSSGAGGAPPTKPPTTPVGGGNLSAPPPATFPHVTPNLPPPPALRPLNNASASPPGLGAQPLPGHLPSPHAMGQGMGGLPPGPEKGPTLAPSPHPLPPASSSSAPAPPMRYPYSSSSGSAAASSSSSSSASQYPASQALPSYPHSFPPPTSLSVSNQPPKYTQPSLPSQAVWSQGPPPPPPYGRLLANSSAHPGPYPPSGGGQPAAHPPAPTHHHHQQQQQQQQPPPQPPQQQPPHHGSSGPPPGAYPHPLESSNSHHAHPYAMSPSLGSLRPYPPGPAHLPPPHSQVSYSQAGPSGPPASSSSSNSSSSSQGSYPCSHPSPSQGSQGGPGGPYPFPPVPPVTTSSATLSTVIATVASSPASYKTTSPPGPPPYGKRAASPGAYKTATPPAYKPGSPPSFRTGTPPGYRGTSPPLGPGTFKPGSPTVGPGPLPPAATSGLSSLPPPPAAPTSGPPLSATQIKQEPAEEYEAPESPVPPARSPSPPPKVVDVPSHASQSARFNKHLDRGFNSCARSDLYFVPLEGSKLAKKRADLVEKVRREAEQRAREEKEREREREREKEREREKERELERSVKLAQEGRAPVECPSLGPVPHRPPFEPGSAVATVPPYLGPDTPALRTLSEYARPHVMSPGNRNHPFYVPLGAVDPGLLGYNVPALYSSDPAAREREREARERDLRDRLKPGFEVKPSELEPLHGVPGPGLDPFPRHGGLALQPGPPGLHPFPFHPSLGPLERERLALAAGPALRPDMSYAERLAAERQHAERVAALGNDPLARLQMLNVTPHHHQHSHIHSHLHLHQQDAIHAASASVHPLIDPLASGSHLTRIPYPAGTLPNPLLPHPLHENEVLRHQLFAAPYRDLPASLSAPMSAAHQLQAMHAQSAELQRLALEQQQWLHAHHPLHSVPLPAQEDYYSHLKKESDKPL, translated from the exons ATGAAGACACGACAGAATAAAGACTCA ATGTCAATGAGGAGTGGACGGAAGAAAGAGGCCCCTGGGCCCCGGGAAGAGCTGAGATCGAGGGGCCGGGCCTCCCCTGGAGGGGTCAGCACGTCCAGCAGTGATGGCAAAGCCGAGAAGTCTAGGCAGACAGCCAAG AAGGCCCGAGTCGAGGAAACCTCCACTCCAAAGGTCAGCAAGCAGGGCCGGACTGAGGAGATCTCCGAGAGTGAAAGTGAGGACACCAGTGCACCCAAAAAGACCAAAACTGAG CAGGAGCTCCCTCGGCCACAGTCCCCCTCAGACCTGGATAGCTTGGATGGGCGGAGCCTCAATGACGATGGCAGCAGTGACCCTAGAGATATCGACCAGGACAACCGCAGCACGTCCCCCAGCATCTACAGCCCTGGAAGTGTGGAGAATGACTCCGACTCGTCTTCTGGCCTGTCCCAGGGCCCAGCCCGCCCCTACCACCCACCTCcactctttcctccctcccctccaccgCCAGACAGTACCCCCCGGCAGCCGGAGCCTGGCTTTGAACCCCATCCTTCTGTGACCCCCACTGGATATCATGCTCCCATGGAGCCCCCTTCCTCCCGAATGTTCCAGGCCACTCCTGGGGCCCCGCCCCCTCACCCACAGCTCTACCCTGGGGGGACTGGTGGAGGAGTTTTGTCTGGACCCCCAATGGGTCCCAAGGGGGGAGGGGCTGCCACTTCAGTGGGTGCCCCTGGTGGAGGTAAGCAGCACCCCCCACCAACCACCCCCATCTCAATATCAAGCTCTGGGGCTGGTGGTGCTCCCCCAACAAAGCCACCTACCACTCCAGTGGGTGGTGGGAACCTCTCTGCTCCACCACCGGCCACTTTCCCCCATGTGACACCAAACCTGCCTCCCCCACCTGCCCTGAGACCCCTCAACAATGCATcagcctctcctccaggcctgggGGCCCAGCCATTACCTGGGCATCTGCCCTCTCCCCATGCCATGGGGCAGGGCATGGGTGGACTTCCCCCTGGCCCAGAGAAGGGCCCAACTCTGGCCCCCTCGCCCCACCCGCTGccacctgcttcctcctcctctgccccAGCTCCCCCAATGAGGTATCCGTATTCATCCTCCAGTGGCTCCGCAGCAGCCTCTTCCAGTTCTTCTTCCTCTGCTTCGCAGTACCCAGCTTCCCAGGCATTGCCCAGTTATCCtcattccttccctcccccaacaaGCCTCTCTGTCTCCAACCAGCCACCCAAGTATACTCAGCCTTCTCTCCCGTCCCAGGCTGTGTGGAGCCAGGgtccccccccacctcctccctatGGCCGTCTCTTAGCCAACAGCAGTGCCCATCCAGGCCCCTATCCTCCTTCCGGCGGGGGCCAGCCCGCTGCCCACCCACCAGCTCCGACACACCACCatcaccagcagcagcagcagcagcagcagccaccgcCGCAGCCGCCACAACAGCAGCCGCCGCATCATGGAAGCTCCGGGCCTCCTCCTGGAGCATATCCCCACCCCCTGGAGAGCAGTAACTCCCACCACGCACACCCTTATGCCATGTCTCCCTCCCTGGGCTCCTTGAGGCCCTACCCGCCAGGGCCTGCACACCTGCCCCCACCACACAGCCAGGTGTCCTACAGCCAAGCAGGCCCCAgtggtcccccagcttcctcttcctcttccaactcctcttcctcctctcaagGGTCCTACCCGTGTTCACAcccctctccttcccagggctcccaAGGGGGTCCGGGGGGGCCCTACCCCTTTCCACCGGTGCCTCCGGTCACCACCTCCTCGGCTACCCTGTCCACGGTCATTGCCACGGTGGCCTCCTCGCCAGCAAGCTACAAAACGACCTCCCCACCCGGACCCCCACCGTATGGAAAGCGAGCCGCATCCCCGGGTGCCTACAAGACGGCCACCCCGCCCGCATACAAGCCGGGCTCACCGCCCTCGTTCAGAACGGGGACCCCGCCGGGCTACCGAGGCACCTCGCCGCCTCTCGGCCCAGGGACCTTCAAGCCCGGCTCGCCCACCGTGGGGCCTGGGCCGCTGCCGCCTGCGGCGACCTCGGGCCTGTCGTCCCTGCCACCACCGCCTGCGGCCCCGACCTCGGGACCTCCCCTGAGCGCCACGCAGATCAAACAAGAACCGGCCGAGGAGTATGAGGCCCCCGAGAGCCCGGTGCCCCCGGCCCGTAGCCCCTCGCCCCCTCCCAAGGTGGTGGATGTTCCCAGCCACGCCAGTCAGTCGGCCAG GTTCAACAAACACCTGGACCGCGGCTTCAACTCGTGCGCGCGCAGCGACCTGTACTTCGTGCCGCTGGAGGGGTCCAAGTTGGCCAAGAAACGGGCCGACCTGGTGGAGAAGGTGCGGCGCGAGGCCGAGCAGCGCGCGCGCGAAGAAAAGGAGCGCGAGCGGGAGCGGGAGCGCGAGAAAGAGCGCGAGCGCGAGAAGGAGCGCGAGCTCGAACGCAGCGTG AAGTTGGCTCAGGAGGGCCGTGCTCCGGTGGAGTGCCCATCTCTGGGCCCAGTGCCCCATCGCCCTCCATTTGAGCCAGGCAGCGCTGTAGCTACAGTGCCCCCCTACCTGGGTCCTGACACTCCAGCCCTGCGCACCCTCAGTGAATACGCCCGGCCCCATGTCATGTCTCCTGGCAATCGCAACCACCCATTTTATGTGCCCCTGGGGGCAGTGGACCCCGGGCTCCTGGGTTACAATGTCCCGGCCCTGTACAGCAGTGACCCAGCCGCCCGGGAAAGGGAGCGGGAAGCCCGTGAGCGAGACCTGCGTGACCGCCTCAAGCCTGGCTTCGAGGTGAAGCCCAGCGAGCTGGAGCCCCTGCACGGGGTCCCTGGGCCAGGCCTGGATCCCTTCCCCCGACATGGAGGCCTGGCCCTGCAGCCTGGCCCACCTGGCCTGCACCCTTTCCCCTTCCATCCGAGCCTGGGGCCCCTGGAGCGAGAACGTCTAGCGCTGGCAGCTGGGCCAGCCCTGCGGCCCGACATGTCATATGCTGAGCGGCTGGCAGCTGAGAGGCAGCATGCAGAAAGGGTGGCAGCCTTGGGCAATGACCCACTGGCCCGGCTGCAGATGCTCAACGTGACCCCCCATCACCACCAGCACTCCCACATCCATTCTCACCTGCACCTGCACCAGCAGGATGCCATCCATGCAG
- the ATN1 gene encoding atrophin-1 isoform X2, translated as MKTRQNKDSMSMRSGRKKEAPGPREELRSRGRASPGGVSTSSSDGKAEKSRQTAKKARVEETSTPKVSKQGRTEEISESESEDTSAPKKTKTEELPRPQSPSDLDSLDGRSLNDDGSSDPRDIDQDNRSTSPSIYSPGSVENDSDSSSGLSQGPARPYHPPPLFPPSPPPPDSTPRQPEPGFEPHPSVTPTGYHAPMEPPSSRMFQATPGAPPPHPQLYPGGTGGGVLSGPPMGPKGGGAATSVGAPGGGKQHPPPTTPISISSSGAGGAPPTKPPTTPVGGGNLSAPPPATFPHVTPNLPPPPALRPLNNASASPPGLGAQPLPGHLPSPHAMGQGMGGLPPGPEKGPTLAPSPHPLPPASSSSAPAPPMRYPYSSSSGSAAASSSSSSSASQYPASQALPSYPHSFPPPTSLSVSNQPPKYTQPSLPSQAVWSQGPPPPPPYGRLLANSSAHPGPYPPSGGGQPAAHPPAPTHHHHQQQQQQQQPPPQPPQQQPPHHGSSGPPPGAYPHPLESSNSHHAHPYAMSPSLGSLRPYPPGPAHLPPPHSQVSYSQAGPSGPPASSSSSNSSSSSQGSYPCSHPSPSQGSQGGPGGPYPFPPVPPVTTSSATLSTVIATVASSPASYKTTSPPGPPPYGKRAASPGAYKTATPPAYKPGSPPSFRTGTPPGYRGTSPPLGPGTFKPGSPTVGPGPLPPAATSGLSSLPPPPAAPTSGPPLSATQIKQEPAEEYEAPESPVPPARSPSPPPKVVDVPSHASQSARFNKHLDRGFNSCARSDLYFVPLEGSKLAKKRADLVEKVRREAEQRAREEKEREREREREKEREREKERELERSVVSASLDAPPAFFPSLLCAAPGGSRGGGSCRHLSERRNHCSSGNGDQKDSNRRNPGLGEGKKLAQEGRAPVECPSLGPVPHRPPFEPGSAVATVPPYLGPDTPALRTLSEYARPHVMSPGNRNHPFYVPLGAVDPGLLGYNVPALYSSDPAAREREREARERDLRDRLKPGFEVKPSELEPLHGVPGPGLDPFPRHGGLALQPGPPGLHPFPFHPSLGPLERERLALAAGPALRPDMSYAERLAAERQHAERVAALGNDPLARLQMLNVTPHHHQHSHIHSHLHLHQQDAIHAASASVHPLIDPLASGSHLTRIPYPAGTLPNPLLPHPLHENEVLRHQLFAAPYRDLPASLSAPMSAAHQLQAMHAQSAELQRLALEQQQWLHAHHPLHSVPLPAQEDYYSHLKKESDKPL; from the exons ATGAAGACACGACAGAATAAAGACTCA ATGTCAATGAGGAGTGGACGGAAGAAAGAGGCCCCTGGGCCCCGGGAAGAGCTGAGATCGAGGGGCCGGGCCTCCCCTGGAGGGGTCAGCACGTCCAGCAGTGATGGCAAAGCCGAGAAGTCTAGGCAGACAGCCAAG AAGGCCCGAGTCGAGGAAACCTCCACTCCAAAGGTCAGCAAGCAGGGCCGGACTGAGGAGATCTCCGAGAGTGAAAGTGAGGACACCAGTGCACCCAAAAAGACCAAAACTGAG GAGCTCCCTCGGCCACAGTCCCCCTCAGACCTGGATAGCTTGGATGGGCGGAGCCTCAATGACGATGGCAGCAGTGACCCTAGAGATATCGACCAGGACAACCGCAGCACGTCCCCCAGCATCTACAGCCCTGGAAGTGTGGAGAATGACTCCGACTCGTCTTCTGGCCTGTCCCAGGGCCCAGCCCGCCCCTACCACCCACCTCcactctttcctccctcccctccaccgCCAGACAGTACCCCCCGGCAGCCGGAGCCTGGCTTTGAACCCCATCCTTCTGTGACCCCCACTGGATATCATGCTCCCATGGAGCCCCCTTCCTCCCGAATGTTCCAGGCCACTCCTGGGGCCCCGCCCCCTCACCCACAGCTCTACCCTGGGGGGACTGGTGGAGGAGTTTTGTCTGGACCCCCAATGGGTCCCAAGGGGGGAGGGGCTGCCACTTCAGTGGGTGCCCCTGGTGGAGGTAAGCAGCACCCCCCACCAACCACCCCCATCTCAATATCAAGCTCTGGGGCTGGTGGTGCTCCCCCAACAAAGCCACCTACCACTCCAGTGGGTGGTGGGAACCTCTCTGCTCCACCACCGGCCACTTTCCCCCATGTGACACCAAACCTGCCTCCCCCACCTGCCCTGAGACCCCTCAACAATGCATcagcctctcctccaggcctgggGGCCCAGCCATTACCTGGGCATCTGCCCTCTCCCCATGCCATGGGGCAGGGCATGGGTGGACTTCCCCCTGGCCCAGAGAAGGGCCCAACTCTGGCCCCCTCGCCCCACCCGCTGccacctgcttcctcctcctctgccccAGCTCCCCCAATGAGGTATCCGTATTCATCCTCCAGTGGCTCCGCAGCAGCCTCTTCCAGTTCTTCTTCCTCTGCTTCGCAGTACCCAGCTTCCCAGGCATTGCCCAGTTATCCtcattccttccctcccccaacaaGCCTCTCTGTCTCCAACCAGCCACCCAAGTATACTCAGCCTTCTCTCCCGTCCCAGGCTGTGTGGAGCCAGGgtccccccccacctcctccctatGGCCGTCTCTTAGCCAACAGCAGTGCCCATCCAGGCCCCTATCCTCCTTCCGGCGGGGGCCAGCCCGCTGCCCACCCACCAGCTCCGACACACCACCatcaccagcagcagcagcagcagcagcagccaccgcCGCAGCCGCCACAACAGCAGCCGCCGCATCATGGAAGCTCCGGGCCTCCTCCTGGAGCATATCCCCACCCCCTGGAGAGCAGTAACTCCCACCACGCACACCCTTATGCCATGTCTCCCTCCCTGGGCTCCTTGAGGCCCTACCCGCCAGGGCCTGCACACCTGCCCCCACCACACAGCCAGGTGTCCTACAGCCAAGCAGGCCCCAgtggtcccccagcttcctcttcctcttccaactcctcttcctcctctcaagGGTCCTACCCGTGTTCACAcccctctccttcccagggctcccaAGGGGGTCCGGGGGGGCCCTACCCCTTTCCACCGGTGCCTCCGGTCACCACCTCCTCGGCTACCCTGTCCACGGTCATTGCCACGGTGGCCTCCTCGCCAGCAAGCTACAAAACGACCTCCCCACCCGGACCCCCACCGTATGGAAAGCGAGCCGCATCCCCGGGTGCCTACAAGACGGCCACCCCGCCCGCATACAAGCCGGGCTCACCGCCCTCGTTCAGAACGGGGACCCCGCCGGGCTACCGAGGCACCTCGCCGCCTCTCGGCCCAGGGACCTTCAAGCCCGGCTCGCCCACCGTGGGGCCTGGGCCGCTGCCGCCTGCGGCGACCTCGGGCCTGTCGTCCCTGCCACCACCGCCTGCGGCCCCGACCTCGGGACCTCCCCTGAGCGCCACGCAGATCAAACAAGAACCGGCCGAGGAGTATGAGGCCCCCGAGAGCCCGGTGCCCCCGGCCCGTAGCCCCTCGCCCCCTCCCAAGGTGGTGGATGTTCCCAGCCACGCCAGTCAGTCGGCCAG GTTCAACAAACACCTGGACCGCGGCTTCAACTCGTGCGCGCGCAGCGACCTGTACTTCGTGCCGCTGGAGGGGTCCAAGTTGGCCAAGAAACGGGCCGACCTGGTGGAGAAGGTGCGGCGCGAGGCCGAGCAGCGCGCGCGCGAAGAAAAGGAGCGCGAGCGGGAGCGGGAGCGCGAGAAAGAGCGCGAGCGCGAGAAGGAGCGCGAGCTCGAACGCAGCGTGGTGAGTGCGTCACTGGATGCGCCACCcgccttctttccctccctcctttgcgctgcgCCCGGAGGCTCGAGGGGTGGGGGATCGTGTCGCCACCTGTCGGAGAGGAGGAACCACTGCAGCTCTGGAAATGGAGACCAAAAGGATTCCAACAGGAGGAATCCTGGGTTGGGGGAAGGCAAG AAGTTGGCTCAGGAGGGCCGTGCTCCGGTGGAGTGCCCATCTCTGGGCCCAGTGCCCCATCGCCCTCCATTTGAGCCAGGCAGCGCTGTAGCTACAGTGCCCCCCTACCTGGGTCCTGACACTCCAGCCCTGCGCACCCTCAGTGAATACGCCCGGCCCCATGTCATGTCTCCTGGCAATCGCAACCACCCATTTTATGTGCCCCTGGGGGCAGTGGACCCCGGGCTCCTGGGTTACAATGTCCCGGCCCTGTACAGCAGTGACCCAGCCGCCCGGGAAAGGGAGCGGGAAGCCCGTGAGCGAGACCTGCGTGACCGCCTCAAGCCTGGCTTCGAGGTGAAGCCCAGCGAGCTGGAGCCCCTGCACGGGGTCCCTGGGCCAGGCCTGGATCCCTTCCCCCGACATGGAGGCCTGGCCCTGCAGCCTGGCCCACCTGGCCTGCACCCTTTCCCCTTCCATCCGAGCCTGGGGCCCCTGGAGCGAGAACGTCTAGCGCTGGCAGCTGGGCCAGCCCTGCGGCCCGACATGTCATATGCTGAGCGGCTGGCAGCTGAGAGGCAGCATGCAGAAAGGGTGGCAGCCTTGGGCAATGACCCACTGGCCCGGCTGCAGATGCTCAACGTGACCCCCCATCACCACCAGCACTCCCACATCCATTCTCACCTGCACCTGCACCAGCAGGATGCCATCCATGCAG